One Mycobacterium sp. SMC-4 DNA window includes the following coding sequences:
- a CDS encoding MCE family protein, with protein sequence MVGLTALLALVGIVVLALSMFRGSFADTVAVTVVSSRAGLVMNPDAKVKLNDIQVGTVAAIEHRSDGKAELRLAIDRSQISMIPSNVAVSVASSTVFGAKFVEFTLPGDPAATPIRAGQIIEGDHVTVEINTVFEQLTSVLSQIQPEHLNQTLTALSSGVSGRGAKMGQIISDVDVTLAALEPSLDILSHDIAVAPRVLNIYADVVEDLVTVADRTASIGRIVVEQQHELDTVLLSIIGFGAAGTDVLSTNHRPLAELVGLLAPVTALTRQYDQALYCILAGAVPLAKIPPARVPGAEVMASFQWGMDPYRYPSDLPKVAATGGPQCQGLPRIPYETRPPYVVADTGTNPWKYGNRGITLNTAGMKEFLLGRPLDGPPRNSSQIGMPG encoded by the coding sequence ATGGTGGGACTGACCGCTCTGCTCGCCCTGGTGGGCATTGTGGTTCTGGCGCTAAGCATGTTTCGCGGCAGCTTCGCTGACACCGTCGCTGTGACCGTGGTCTCGTCACGGGCCGGCCTGGTGATGAACCCCGACGCCAAGGTCAAGCTCAATGACATCCAGGTCGGAACCGTAGCCGCGATCGAGCATCGATCCGACGGCAAGGCCGAACTGAGGCTCGCGATCGATCGCTCACAAATCTCGATGATCCCCTCAAACGTGGCGGTCAGTGTCGCCTCGTCGACCGTGTTCGGCGCGAAGTTCGTCGAGTTCACCCTGCCGGGTGATCCTGCGGCCACCCCGATCCGTGCGGGACAGATCATCGAAGGTGACCATGTCACCGTCGAAATCAACACGGTATTCGAGCAACTGACCTCCGTGTTGTCGCAGATCCAGCCCGAGCATCTCAACCAGACGCTCACTGCGCTGTCATCCGGCGTCAGCGGTCGCGGAGCAAAAATGGGCCAGATCATCAGCGACGTCGACGTGACGTTGGCTGCCTTGGAACCCAGCCTGGATATCCTCAGTCACGACATTGCGGTGGCGCCTCGGGTGTTGAACATCTACGCCGATGTGGTCGAAGATCTGGTCACTGTTGCCGATCGCACGGCGTCGATCGGCCGCATCGTGGTCGAGCAGCAACACGAACTCGACACGGTGCTGCTCAGCATCATCGGGTTCGGCGCCGCCGGGACCGACGTGCTGTCCACCAATCACCGGCCGTTGGCCGAACTGGTGGGACTGCTCGCACCCGTCACCGCTTTGACGCGGCAATACGATCAAGCACTGTATTGCATTCTGGCCGGCGCGGTGCCGCTGGCCAAAATTCCACCGGCTCGGGTGCCGGGTGCCGAGGTGATGGCCAGCTTCCAATGGGGGATGGACCCATACCGGTACCCGTCGGATCTGCCCAAGGTCGCGGCCACGGGAGGGCCCCAGTGTCAGGGTTTGCCCCGAATTCCTTATGAGACGCGCCCGCCCTACGTGGTCGCCGATACGGGCACCAATCCCTGGAAGTACGGAAACCGCGGTATCACGCTCAATACGGCCGGAATGAAGGAGTTTCTGCTGGGGCGTCCGCTCGATGGTCCACCACGCAATTCGTCGCAGATCGGAATGCCCGGATGA
- a CDS encoding MCE family protein yields the protein MNRYRGNKLIRSGFIGVTLVVLVIAIGLRPEHVTSWASAIRYQAVFSEAGGLAAGNAVKIAGVTVGSVTDVSLQRGEALVTFTVRSSVSLGSETTAHIRTGTLLGQRVLTLESSGDDSMSSMQRIPVTRTSSPYSLSEAVGDLTTNVAGTDTESLNHSLDVLSETLDQIAPQLGPTFEGLTRLSRSLNSRDQTVAELLAHTSDVTSILAERSDQVNSLILNANDLTSVLVERREAIVSLLASTSLLAQLISGIIEDNEEELAPTLEKLNDIAAMLEKNRDNIGKAIPGLAKFQSGLSELVSSGPYYIGYIPNLTQGALLQPFLDYAFGFRRGVDAGQPPDNAGPRAEIPFPYNGIPERQEHAG from the coding sequence ATGAACAGATACCGCGGCAACAAGCTCATTCGTTCCGGTTTCATCGGCGTGACGCTGGTCGTGTTGGTGATCGCGATCGGACTTCGACCCGAGCACGTGACTTCCTGGGCGAGCGCGATTCGTTACCAGGCGGTGTTCTCCGAGGCAGGGGGGTTGGCCGCCGGCAACGCCGTGAAGATCGCCGGGGTGACCGTCGGCAGTGTGACCGACGTGTCGCTCCAGCGTGGCGAAGCGCTGGTCACCTTCACGGTCAGGAGCAGCGTCAGTCTGGGATCGGAAACAACTGCACACATCCGGACCGGAACGCTACTCGGCCAGCGGGTGTTGACGCTGGAGTCGTCCGGCGATGACTCGATGTCCTCGATGCAGCGCATCCCCGTCACGCGCACCTCGTCACCGTATTCGCTGAGCGAGGCGGTGGGCGATCTGACCACCAACGTCGCAGGTACCGACACCGAATCGCTGAACCATTCACTCGACGTGCTTTCGGAGACACTCGACCAGATAGCACCCCAACTCGGACCGACCTTCGAGGGTCTGACGCGACTGTCTCGGTCGTTGAACAGCCGCGACCAGACAGTGGCCGAATTGCTGGCGCACACCTCGGATGTCACGAGCATACTGGCCGAACGCAGCGACCAGGTGAACAGCCTGATCCTCAACGCCAACGACCTGACCAGCGTTCTGGTGGAGCGTCGTGAGGCGATCGTTTCTCTGCTGGCATCGACATCATTGCTGGCCCAGCTGATTTCGGGAATCATCGAGGACAACGAGGAAGAACTGGCGCCGACGCTGGAAAAACTCAATGACATCGCGGCGATGCTGGAGAAGAATCGCGACAACATCGGCAAAGCGATCCCCGGCCTGGCCAAGTTCCAGAGCGGGCTCAGCGAGTTGGTGTCGAGCGGGCCGTATTACATCGGGTACATCCCGAATCTGACTCAGGGAGCACTGCTCCAGCCGTTCCTCGACTACGCTTTCGGATTCCGTCGTGGCGTGGACGCCGGCCAGCCGCCAGACAATGCCGGTCCCCGCGCCGAGATTCCGTTCCCCTACAACGGCATTCCGGAACGTCAGGAGCACGCCGGGTGA
- a CDS encoding MCE family protein yields MSRSGVTMAKFGVFVTVMSLLTVCLFAVFGEYRGGASTRYSVVFDDVSDLQPGDSVRVAGIRIGSVNSVSLRPDKRVLVGFDADRHVVLTTGTRAAVRYLNLVGDRYLELIDGPGDTVSLPANAEIPVDRTMPALDLDVLLHGLKPVVRGLDPRDVNQLTSALIQIMQGQGGTVESLLSQTSSFTNALANNGQVIETLIDNLNIAMETLRTEGEHFGGAVDKLHRLVEELATEREPIGAAIEALSDGTASLVGLLGEARAPLAAGVDQLHRLAPAIDAQKDLLDGVLQRSPENYRKLARMGAYGSFFNYYLCGVTVRVSDLQGRTAVFPWIKQDTGRCAENP; encoded by the coding sequence ATGAGCCGCTCCGGGGTCACCATGGCCAAGTTCGGCGTGTTCGTGACCGTCATGTCGCTGTTGACGGTGTGTTTGTTCGCGGTATTCGGCGAGTACCGGGGTGGGGCGAGCACTCGATATTCGGTGGTCTTCGACGATGTCTCCGACTTGCAGCCGGGTGACTCTGTGCGGGTCGCCGGTATCCGGATCGGCTCGGTGAACTCCGTGTCGTTGCGACCGGACAAACGGGTGCTGGTCGGCTTCGACGCTGATCGGCACGTTGTGCTCACCACCGGAACTCGTGCGGCGGTGCGGTACTTGAACCTGGTCGGGGATCGCTACCTCGAGCTGATTGACGGCCCTGGCGATACGGTCAGCCTGCCCGCGAATGCAGAAATACCGGTTGACCGCACGATGCCCGCTCTTGATCTCGACGTTCTGCTGCACGGACTCAAGCCCGTGGTCCGGGGCCTGGACCCGCGCGACGTCAATCAGTTGACCTCGGCGTTGATCCAGATCATGCAGGGACAAGGTGGAACGGTGGAATCACTGCTGTCGCAGACCTCCTCGTTCACCAACGCCCTCGCCAACAACGGACAGGTGATCGAAACACTGATTGACAATCTCAACATCGCAATGGAGACGCTGCGCACCGAGGGCGAGCACTTCGGCGGTGCGGTCGACAAGCTGCACCGACTCGTCGAAGAGCTCGCGACAGAACGTGAGCCGATCGGTGCAGCAATCGAGGCGCTCAGCGATGGCACCGCCTCGCTGGTCGGGCTTCTCGGCGAGGCGCGCGCGCCGTTGGCGGCCGGTGTTGATCAGCTCCACCGGCTTGCTCCCGCCATCGATGCGCAGAAAGATCTCCTCGATGGCGTTCTGCAGAGGTCGCCGGAGAACTATCGCAAGCTCGCACGCATGGGTGCATACGGGAGCTTCTTCAACTACTACCTGTGCGGGGTGACCGTCCGCGTCTCGGATCTGCAGGGCCGCACGGCGGTGTTCCCGTGGATCAAACAAGACACGGGCAGGTGTGCGGAGAATCCATGA